The Nitrospirota bacterium genome contains a region encoding:
- a CDS encoding methylated-DNA--[protein]-cysteine S-methyltransferase: MRQAIVFKSRWGWMGVSETTQGIDVVVLPKSSQRAVLTELQLPETALLEGRTSPRLREAQAQLTGYLAGKRRSFDLPLDLTRGTNFQQKVWQTLCRVSYGRLRSYQWVAVRIGGSEYARAVGNAVGANPMPIVIPCHRIVSQDKSLGGFSGGLDTKRKLLTLEGTLAELRPEPS, from the coding sequence ATGCGACAAGCGATCGTCTTCAAGTCACGATGGGGCTGGATGGGCGTTTCAGAAACGACACAGGGGATCGATGTTGTGGTATTGCCGAAGTCCTCGCAGCGAGCCGTGCTGACAGAGTTGCAATTGCCCGAGACCGCCTTGTTGGAAGGCCGCACTTCTCCACGACTACGGGAGGCACAGGCACAATTAACCGGCTATCTGGCAGGGAAACGGAGGTCCTTCGACCTGCCACTGGACCTCACAAGGGGAACGAACTTCCAGCAGAAGGTCTGGCAGACCCTTTGCCGTGTCTCTTATGGCCGACTTCGATCCTATCAGTGGGTGGCTGTCCGTATCGGAGGTAGTGAGTACGCTCGTGCCGTCGGTAATGCCGTCGGAGCGAATCCGATGCCGATTGTGATTCCTTGCCATCGGATTGTAAGCCAGGATAAGTCGCTCGGCGGATTCTCAGGCGGCTTAGATACGAAACGAAAGCTGCTCACGCTCGAGGGAACCTTGGCTGAACTCCGACCGGAACCATCATAA
- a CDS encoding VOC family protein — MKDALFHLAFPTHDVAAAKRFYVNGLGCTLGRESDHAVTFGLAGHQLVAHLTTEPLPPQRGIYPHHFGLTFLSQDSWQRFLDQAQANKLPFYQQPRVRFPGTRIEHHTFFLEDPSGNLLEFKHYIHESAIFGERDYREVGDSV; from the coding sequence ATGAAAGATGCGCTCTTTCACCTGGCCTTTCCCACGCACGATGTGGCGGCGGCGAAACGGTTCTATGTCAACGGACTCGGATGTACGTTGGGCCGAGAGTCCGACCACGCCGTGACGTTCGGACTTGCGGGGCATCAACTCGTGGCACACCTGACAACAGAACCCCTGCCACCGCAACGAGGCATTTACCCCCATCATTTCGGTTTGACATTTTTGTCCCAAGACTCGTGGCAACGGTTCTTGGACCAGGCACAGGCGAATAAGCTGCCCTTCTATCAACAACCCCGCGTCCGGTTTCCTGGCACCAGGATCGAGCACCACACATTCTTTCTGGAAGATCCCTCCGGGAACCTCCTCGAATTCAAGCACTATATCCATGAATCGGCGATCTTCGGTGAACGGGACTATCGTGAGGTCGGCGACTCGGTGTAA
- a CDS encoding D-tyrosyl-tRNA(Tyr) deacylase, with product MKAVIQRVTRAAVHVDGQTVGQIESGLLILLGVAKGDGESDGRYLVEKICTLRIFSDEDGKMNRSLVDIGGSVLLVSQFTLMGRTANGRRPSFEEAAPLEEAKRLYEQVAAGFRRHGTHVETGVFAAHMHVELLNDGPVTFVLDSRGSS from the coding sequence ATGAAGGCCGTGATTCAGCGGGTGACCAGGGCGGCGGTTCACGTTGATGGCCAGACCGTGGGGCAGATCGAATCCGGTCTCCTTATCCTGCTAGGTGTGGCAAAAGGCGACGGAGAATCGGACGGCCGGTATCTCGTCGAAAAGATTTGCACTCTTCGAATTTTTTCCGATGAAGACGGGAAGATGAACCGCTCGCTGGTGGACATCGGGGGATCTGTTTTGCTGGTTTCTCAGTTTACGTTGATGGGCAGGACGGCGAATGGCCGTCGCCCGAGCTTTGAGGAGGCGGCACCACTAGAAGAAGCCAAGCGACTCTACGAGCAGGTCGCGGCAGGTTTTCGCCGCCATGGAACGCATGTAGAAACCGGGGTTTTTGCCGCACACATGCACGTCGAGTTGCTGAACGACGGGCCGGTGACCTTTGTGCTCGATAGTCGAGGCTCAAGCTGA
- a CDS encoding SprT-like domain-containing protein, whose protein sequence is MSSRQSPPVTLQHLIRIWSELNDRYFASLLPPIDLVWSRRLTSSVGMFVSHRGPRPRLNQDGLRPPTKREIRLSLPLLLQAAQASEDDEREIVNTLAHEMIHQWQYDTLKRRPNHGADFLRKMTEMNRDGALAITTYHSLQKEVLALTRFAWRCRQCGQVYRRQRRTIQPRRHHCGSCRGALQELMSVGRIKSEPVAPPQRPLLNLEQLSFTF, encoded by the coding sequence ATGTCTTCACGCCAATCCCCTCCAGTGACCTTGCAGCATCTGATCCGGATCTGGAGCGAACTGAATGACCGCTACTTCGCGAGCCTGCTGCCTCCGATCGATCTCGTCTGGAGTCGTCGGTTGACCTCCTCAGTCGGCATGTTCGTGAGTCATAGAGGACCGCGTCCACGGCTGAATCAGGATGGTCTTCGCCCTCCAACCAAGCGAGAAATCCGCCTCTCTCTTCCTTTACTCCTACAGGCCGCCCAAGCGAGCGAGGATGACGAGCGGGAAATCGTGAATACGCTGGCGCACGAAATGATTCATCAATGGCAGTACGACACCCTGAAACGTCGGCCGAATCATGGGGCGGATTTTCTCCGCAAAATGACCGAGATGAATCGGGACGGTGCTCTGGCGATCACCACCTACCATTCGTTACAGAAGGAAGTTCTCGCCCTCACACGATTTGCCTGGCGTTGTCGGCAATGCGGACAAGTGTATCGTCGCCAGCGACGGACGATTCAGCCCAGGCGACACCATTGCGGTAGCTGCCGAGGCGCCTTACAAGAATTGATGTCGGTTGGCCGGATCAAGTCCGAGCCCGTGGCGCCGCCTCAACGTCCGCTCTTGAACCTTGAGCAATTGTCCTTTACCTTCTAA
- the dinB gene encoding DNA polymerase IV: MRWSRQILFGDVDAMFASATIVKDPSLSGKAVAVGGPPPRGIIAAASYAVRSFGVHSAMPTAEALRLCPHLILVPPDRPLYRRLHEQMQAVTDRLFPLTEWSSIDEFYADTTDLQTLHPDPLTLGLLVKQAIFDSTGLRCTVGVATGKTVAKIAADSHKPDGLAVVPPGTEAEFLEDRPVRALPGIGPKTAARLEPIGLKTIGDLLERRWEPALHHLFGTRLHWVQELARGIDHEPVIADRGSKSLSHETTFEQDTNDQGYLEQLLHGFLKTLARDLRQDGLAAESCTVKLKDSRFSITTKQRSFPHPLNYEPEMWPTIKQALHELLNSGTKYRLAGLGLSSLTPASPGLYDQRRDKAIKAMDALTARHGPGIIGLGGVTDNEHD, encoded by the coding sequence ATGCGCTGGTCTCGCCAAATTCTGTTCGGCGATGTGGACGCCATGTTCGCATCCGCCACGATCGTCAAAGACCCGAGTCTGTCCGGCAAAGCGGTCGCGGTGGGAGGCCCCCCACCCCGAGGTATCATCGCAGCAGCGAGTTACGCCGTTCGCTCATTCGGCGTCCATTCTGCCATGCCGACCGCCGAAGCTCTCCGTCTCTGCCCCCATCTCATCCTCGTTCCGCCGGATAGACCGCTCTATCGTCGGCTGCATGAACAGATGCAGGCCGTGACTGACCGGCTGTTTCCCTTGACCGAATGGAGCAGCATCGATGAGTTTTACGCCGACACGACCGATCTACAAACACTCCATCCAGACCCCCTGACCCTTGGCTTGCTTGTGAAGCAAGCCATCTTTGACAGCACGGGATTACGTTGTACGGTCGGTGTCGCAACGGGAAAAACCGTCGCAAAAATTGCGGCCGATTCTCACAAACCCGACGGATTGGCAGTCGTACCGCCAGGAACGGAAGCGGAGTTTCTCGAAGACCGACCGGTCAGAGCCCTACCCGGTATCGGGCCCAAGACAGCTGCACGCTTGGAGCCGATCGGACTGAAAACGATCGGCGATCTATTGGAGAGGCGATGGGAGCCGGCTCTGCACCATCTGTTCGGCACTCGTCTCCATTGGGTTCAAGAATTGGCCCGTGGTATTGACCACGAACCGGTCATTGCCGACCGTGGATCGAAGAGCCTCAGCCATGAAACGACGTTCGAGCAGGATACGAACGATCAGGGCTATCTTGAACAGCTGTTGCACGGATTTCTCAAGACGCTTGCCCGAGATCTGCGGCAAGATGGACTCGCTGCCGAATCCTGCACCGTGAAACTCAAGGACTCGCGTTTTTCCATCACAACCAAACAGCGCTCATTCCCTCATCCGCTCAACTACGAGCCAGAGATGTGGCCGACCATAAAGCAGGCCTTGCATGAGCTGCTTAACTCGGGAACCAAGTATCGCCTCGCCGGCCTCGGCCTTTCTTCACTCACACCTGCGTCTCCCGGTTTGTACGACCAGCGAAGGGATAAGGCCATCAAAGCGATGGACGCTCTGACCGCCCGACATGGTCCCGGCATCATCGGTCTGGGCGGGGTTACCGACAATGAGCACGACTGA
- a CDS encoding peptidylprolyl isomerase, whose translation MVFFALGLIAQASLLSAAQVEDGIIAIVNSDLIMLSEMKREVAPERERIQKEYRGEALERRLRTVEYMALTTMIERKLQLQAAKARGISVTDQEVLQAVQQMKQQGRAIDETNPVDLKNVREQLMLLRIADRDVRSGVMVGDSDMKRYFQEHRDRFALSEEYTLSQILIRPRSPGDTAEAMEKVREVMARLKQGESFQDLALRFSDGPNAAGGGRLGLVRQGELLPAIERAIANLVPGGISDVVETPEGFSIVRLEDKKPKQFRPFEAVRTEIQRLVFQQKSEDAFHTWLTELKNKAYIEIKFESALSGQPTTVPAPRPSPPSK comes from the coding sequence ATGGTCTTCTTCGCGCTGGGTCTGATCGCTCAGGCGTCCCTTCTTTCAGCCGCGCAGGTAGAGGATGGGATCATCGCCATCGTCAACTCGGACCTCATCATGTTGTCCGAAATGAAACGGGAAGTCGCGCCGGAGCGGGAGCGGATTCAGAAAGAATACCGTGGCGAAGCCCTTGAGCGTCGCCTTAGGACGGTGGAATACATGGCGCTGACTACGATGATTGAGCGTAAGTTGCAGCTTCAGGCAGCTAAGGCTCGAGGCATCTCAGTGACCGATCAGGAAGTCCTGCAGGCGGTTCAGCAGATGAAGCAACAGGGGAGAGCGATCGATGAAACGAACCCGGTGGACTTGAAAAACGTCAGAGAGCAGCTGATGTTGCTGAGGATTGCCGACCGTGACGTGCGGAGCGGGGTGATGGTCGGGGATTCCGACATGAAGCGGTACTTCCAGGAGCATCGTGATCGGTTTGCACTTTCGGAGGAATACACGCTCAGCCAGATTCTCATTCGGCCCCGTTCACCGGGGGATACGGCTGAGGCAATGGAGAAGGTTCGAGAAGTGATGGCTCGGCTGAAGCAAGGGGAGTCTTTCCAGGATTTGGCGTTGCGCTTTTCTGACGGCCCGAACGCGGCCGGCGGGGGGCGTCTTGGCTTGGTGCGGCAGGGGGAGCTCTTACCGGCAATCGAGCGCGCCATCGCAAACCTCGTACCTGGCGGCATCTCGGATGTGGTCGAGACTCCGGAAGGTTTTAGCATCGTGCGGCTGGAGGACAAGAAACCCAAACAGTTCCGCCCTTTTGAGGCGGTCCGAACTGAAATTCAAAGACTCGTTTTTCAGCAGAAAAGCGAGGATGCATTCCACACGTGGCTCACGGAGCTCAAGAACAAGGCCTACATAGAAATCAAGTTCGAATCCGCTCTTTCAGGGCAGCCCACAACCGTTCCCGCCCCTCGCCCGTCACCGCCGAGTAAGTAA
- the mtgA gene encoding monofunctional biosynthetic peptidoglycan transglycosylase translates to MRKSTAQVRSPLKVFLIVGLCLTVGGVLFFWLLVMPDVSALRASNPKVTALMEARQAQAGAQGRTLESRWVWVPLTRISPYLRQAVVTAEDASFFTHEGFDWEGIKDAALYNLEAGEFKRGGSTITQQLAKNLYLSSERSLLRKAREILITRSLEHHLTKERILELYLNVAEWGKGVYGAEAAARHHFKKSSRALTADEAAWLAAMLPSPRRYDPLRKTSFLTRRHERILKQITRGSHQVPQLEPAPKAEPDSETELDREPDQSSTEPQGLEQAEGYTESPTSR, encoded by the coding sequence ATGCGGAAGTCAACCGCACAGGTCCGATCCCCCCTGAAGGTCTTCCTGATCGTCGGCCTCTGCCTCACGGTCGGAGGAGTCCTCTTCTTCTGGCTCCTCGTGATGCCGGACGTGTCGGCCTTGCGAGCGAGCAATCCAAAAGTCACAGCCCTGATGGAAGCGCGGCAGGCTCAGGCTGGGGCGCAAGGCCGAACTCTTGAGTCCCGCTGGGTCTGGGTACCGCTCACACGCATTTCTCCTTACCTCCGCCAGGCGGTGGTGACGGCAGAAGATGCGTCGTTCTTCACGCACGAAGGATTCGACTGGGAAGGGATCAAGGATGCGGCCCTGTATAACCTCGAAGCCGGGGAATTCAAGCGAGGAGGAAGCACGATTACTCAGCAGCTGGCCAAGAACCTCTACCTGTCATCCGAGCGTTCCCTGCTGCGAAAGGCGCGGGAAATTCTCATTACACGTTCACTCGAACACCACCTCACGAAGGAACGTATTCTCGAGCTGTATCTCAATGTCGCCGAATGGGGGAAGGGCGTCTATGGTGCTGAGGCTGCAGCCCGTCATCATTTCAAGAAGTCTTCGCGCGCGCTGACAGCCGACGAAGCTGCCTGGCTGGCGGCCATGTTACCGTCGCCGCGCCGATACGATCCACTACGAAAGACGAGCTTCCTGACTCGTCGCCACGAACGTATCCTCAAGCAGATTACTCGGGGTTCTCACCAGGTTCCCCAGCTAGAGCCAGCGCCAAAGGCAGAGCCAGACTCAGAAACAGAGCTCGATCGTGAGCCAGACCAATCTTCGACAGAGCCCCAAGGCTTGGAGCAGGCGGAAGGTTACACCGAGTCGCCGACCTCACGATAG
- a CDS encoding peptidylprolyl isomerase gives MNAVAVHFISLLAVVIGGSLLFAGCSPPPEEGVLALVNGRQVTQTEFDIRWGELAEATRARYEKEGGKRLFLDELITRELLMQEARKLGLDQNDAIRDRTQRYREQLILDELLKDRIKAKVELTQEELDAYYEKHAHELLTPLKVRVWQMLLPNVSAAKDLEHQINEGGDFAKFAQRYSIDGKTKAKGGDLGPYHNGLVVPEVDAVVHTLKLDMVSAPIKTDSGYYLVKITALDKEIIQADVAVRERLRQELLNEKRRRRFDGVIADIRAKAVIRLADASRYLADDVSKR, from the coding sequence ATGAACGCTGTCGCTGTGCACTTCATCTCCCTACTTGCCGTTGTCATCGGTGGCAGCCTCCTATTCGCTGGCTGTTCACCACCGCCAGAGGAAGGCGTGCTGGCGCTCGTCAATGGCCGGCAGGTTACGCAGACCGAATTCGACATCCGCTGGGGGGAGTTAGCCGAGGCTACTCGGGCACGGTATGAGAAAGAGGGGGGGAAACGCCTCTTCCTCGATGAACTCATCACCCGTGAGTTGCTCATGCAGGAAGCACGCAAGCTGGGACTCGACCAAAACGATGCCATCCGTGATCGCACCCAACGCTATCGGGAACAACTGATTCTCGACGAGCTCCTCAAGGACCGGATCAAGGCTAAGGTCGAGCTTACGCAGGAAGAGCTGGATGCCTACTACGAGAAGCATGCTCACGAACTCCTCACGCCGCTGAAAGTGCGTGTGTGGCAGATGTTGCTGCCGAACGTTTCGGCCGCGAAGGATCTGGAGCATCAGATCAACGAGGGGGGGGACTTCGCCAAGTTTGCGCAGCGCTATTCCATCGACGGCAAGACAAAAGCAAAGGGGGGTGATCTCGGCCCCTATCACAATGGACTGGTCGTCCCGGAAGTCGACGCAGTCGTTCATACGCTCAAGCTTGACATGGTCAGTGCGCCGATTAAAACGGACTCTGGCTATTATCTCGTCAAGATTACGGCACTCGACAAGGAAATTATTCAAGCAGACGTGGCTGTTCGGGAGCGCCTTCGACAAGAGCTGCTCAACGAGAAGCGTCGAAGACGCTTTGACGGCGTGATTGCCGACATCCGCGCAAAGGCAGTCATCCGCCTCGCCGACGCGTCCCGCTATCTCGCAGACGATGTCAGCAAGCGCTGA
- the mfd gene encoding transcription-repair coupling factor codes for MSNVTPNPSMTQWLPPLATALTGQGGRPCLTGLHGSTAGFALTMLLRSQVGALGNRSWLIVMGSDEAADRLFDDLHFFHDLIGAPTSSLALFPRWETLPYEGSAPHVSLIARRMNTLHHIRTAPQTCLVTSVAALMQRLLPVTTFTDTILHFKLGGMIEREVLIGGLLRLGYRRVSVVEIPGEFSVRGGIVDVFSTAYADPLRVEFLGETIDSLRLFDPATQKSTAKVDRAIVLPAREYIRAETSPDALDPIPVDAEWRAPDLYSDMSTLFDYFSDRPLLVLDQPVGLEGACGDLWSKIDDGYLRHADRETNVPYPSPERLFLSWRELMDRTDCWPTLALEPLTASDASWNPVQAFPAQTPSSAGLGARGMPFSQTLAIMDRLREECRVVLVARSRGQVDRLLALLREHDVPAIEWAAGAWTAADKTKAPFYVLHGDLSAGFLAPDLRLAVLTEEELFAKGARHKPQAKSKAATFLSSLEDLNVGDYVVHVQHGIAKYRGLKRLSVQGFDSDYLILEFAGGDTLYVPLERLDHVQRYSGADGHAPRLERLGGTSWAKTTARVKQDIEEMAHELVDLYANRELVTRHAYGFDSTMYHEFEAAFEYEETADQLKAIEDITHDMEASKPMDRLVCGDVGYGKTEVAMRAAFKAVEDNRQVAVLVPTTLLAHQHYDNFSERFAPFPARVALLSRFQSSKEAKAILNDVAAGSIDVVIGTHRLIQKDVRFHNLGLVIIDEEQWFGVKHKERLKQLRTQVDVLTLTATPIPRTLQMAMASVRDLSIIETPPAGRLSIRTQVVRSNDKLIREAILRELGRGGQVYFVHNRVETMEKTGAWLRQLVPDARIVMAHGQMNAKPLEAVMLKFFRREADVLIASAIIQSGIDVPHANTIFVNRADMFGLAQLYQLRGRVGRSGDQAYAYFLVPDEGQLTDDAQKRLTAIQQFTELGAGFRIAAADMEIRGAGNLLGKQQSGHIAAIGLDLYMQMVEQAVQRLRGQVVEEELDPTLRLNVSAFIPDEYVADPHQRLSCYKRLSSCTQVGDLALLHGEIQDRYGLAPDSVERLFEVMQIRLQAKALRLSSIELKPHAAVITLDANNRVSSQAIHQVMDGYKKRLCFLSPLSFELRMPHEDWPSIFRELTAMLQSLGGCGTNTTMSPQLPC; via the coding sequence GTGTCGAATGTCACGCCCAATCCATCGATGACTCAGTGGCTGCCCCCGCTCGCCACGGCGCTCACCGGCCAGGGTGGACGCCCTTGTCTGACCGGCTTACACGGCTCTACTGCAGGGTTTGCCCTCACGATGCTTCTGCGGTCTCAGGTCGGCGCATTGGGGAATCGATCGTGGCTGATCGTCATGGGGTCGGATGAGGCAGCTGACCGTCTCTTTGATGACCTGCATTTTTTCCATGACCTCATCGGTGCTCCAACCTCTTCCCTCGCCTTGTTCCCGAGATGGGAAACCTTACCCTACGAGGGCAGCGCTCCCCATGTCAGTCTGATTGCCCGTCGGATGAATACACTGCATCACATCCGAACCGCACCACAGACCTGCCTGGTCACCTCCGTCGCGGCTCTGATGCAACGGTTGTTACCCGTCACGACCTTCACCGACACGATCTTGCATTTCAAACTGGGCGGCATGATCGAGCGAGAGGTCCTCATCGGAGGGCTTCTCCGTCTCGGTTACCGCCGGGTTTCGGTGGTGGAAATTCCTGGCGAGTTTAGTGTTCGAGGCGGCATTGTCGATGTTTTCTCGACGGCCTATGCCGACCCGCTCCGTGTCGAATTTCTTGGAGAAACCATCGATTCGCTCCGCCTCTTCGATCCCGCTACCCAGAAATCCACTGCGAAGGTGGATCGTGCGATAGTCCTTCCTGCACGTGAGTATATTCGCGCAGAGACGTCACCGGATGCCCTTGACCCCATTCCTGTAGACGCCGAATGGCGCGCGCCCGATCTTTACTCAGACATGAGCACCCTCTTCGACTACTTCAGCGATAGGCCTCTCTTGGTCTTGGACCAGCCGGTCGGATTGGAGGGGGCCTGTGGGGACCTCTGGAGCAAGATCGACGACGGCTACCTCCGCCACGCTGATCGGGAGACGAATGTGCCATACCCGTCACCGGAACGCTTGTTCCTCTCCTGGCGGGAACTTATGGATCGCACGGACTGCTGGCCCACGCTCGCGCTCGAACCGCTTACCGCGAGCGATGCGTCCTGGAATCCGGTCCAGGCTTTTCCTGCTCAGACTCCAAGCAGCGCCGGCCTCGGAGCTCGTGGGATGCCCTTCAGCCAAACCCTCGCCATCATGGATCGCCTGCGGGAGGAATGCCGCGTTGTGCTCGTCGCGAGGAGCCGCGGCCAGGTCGATCGCTTGCTGGCGCTCTTGCGCGAACACGACGTCCCAGCGATTGAGTGGGCGGCTGGGGCCTGGACCGCTGCCGACAAGACTAAGGCGCCGTTTTATGTCCTGCACGGCGATTTATCAGCCGGATTCCTCGCACCGGACTTGCGTCTGGCTGTTCTGACGGAAGAGGAGCTGTTTGCCAAAGGCGCTCGTCACAAGCCGCAGGCGAAGAGTAAGGCCGCCACCTTCCTTTCGTCATTGGAGGATCTCAACGTAGGCGACTATGTCGTCCATGTTCAACACGGCATCGCCAAGTATCGGGGCCTCAAACGTCTTTCGGTTCAGGGCTTCGACAGTGACTATTTGATCCTGGAATTCGCCGGGGGCGACACGTTGTATGTTCCCCTGGAGCGGCTGGACCATGTGCAGCGCTATAGCGGGGCGGACGGCCATGCTCCGAGGCTTGAACGTTTGGGCGGGACCAGTTGGGCCAAAACGACCGCGCGGGTGAAACAGGACATCGAGGAAATGGCCCACGAATTGGTCGACCTTTATGCCAACCGCGAGCTCGTCACGCGCCATGCCTATGGGTTCGACAGCACGATGTATCACGAGTTCGAGGCGGCATTCGAGTACGAAGAAACTGCGGACCAACTCAAAGCAATCGAGGATATTACGCATGATATGGAGGCCAGCAAGCCGATGGATCGCCTGGTGTGCGGCGACGTCGGGTATGGAAAAACGGAAGTGGCCATGCGGGCGGCCTTCAAGGCAGTGGAAGATAATCGCCAGGTGGCGGTGCTCGTTCCCACGACTCTGTTGGCTCACCAACATTACGACAATTTCTCGGAACGGTTCGCGCCGTTCCCGGCGCGCGTGGCCCTTCTCTCCCGATTCCAATCGTCGAAGGAGGCCAAAGCCATTCTCAACGACGTGGCGGCCGGCAGCATCGACGTCGTGATCGGGACGCACCGCCTCATCCAGAAGGATGTGCGGTTCCACAACCTGGGTCTGGTCATCATCGATGAAGAACAGTGGTTCGGTGTGAAGCACAAAGAACGGTTGAAACAACTTCGCACTCAGGTTGACGTCTTGACGCTTACGGCGACTCCGATTCCCCGAACCTTACAGATGGCCATGGCAAGCGTGCGGGACCTCTCGATCATCGAGACTCCTCCGGCAGGCCGCTTGTCTATTCGTACGCAGGTTGTCCGGTCGAACGACAAACTCATCCGGGAGGCGATATTACGTGAACTGGGGAGGGGCGGGCAGGTCTATTTCGTCCATAACCGGGTTGAAACGATGGAGAAGACAGGAGCCTGGCTCCGGCAACTGGTGCCTGATGCGCGCATCGTGATGGCCCATGGGCAGATGAACGCCAAGCCGCTTGAAGCCGTGATGTTGAAGTTCTTTCGCCGAGAGGCGGATGTGCTGATCGCTTCGGCCATCATCCAATCGGGCATCGACGTGCCCCATGCCAACACGATTTTCGTGAATCGTGCCGACATGTTCGGCCTTGCGCAGTTGTACCAGTTGCGCGGGCGAGTGGGACGAAGCGGTGACCAGGCCTACGCCTACTTCCTGGTCCCCGATGAGGGGCAGTTGACCGACGATGCCCAGAAACGCCTCACCGCGATTCAGCAATTTACCGAGCTGGGGGCCGGTTTCCGCATCGCCGCGGCCGATATGGAAATCCGTGGGGCCGGCAACCTCCTCGGTAAACAACAGTCGGGGCATATCGCGGCCATAGGACTCGATCTCTACATGCAGATGGTGGAACAGGCTGTCCAGCGTCTCAGGGGCCAGGTGGTGGAAGAGGAGCTGGACCCCACCCTCCGGCTCAATGTGTCCGCCTTTATCCCCGATGAATATGTCGCCGATCCCCACCAAAGGCTTTCCTGTTATAAACGGCTGTCGTCCTGCACCCAAGTCGGAGATCTGGCCTTACTTCATGGCGAAATACAGGATCGGTATGGATTGGCTCCGGACTCCGTCGAGCGACTGTTCGAAGTCATGCAGATCCGGCTCCAGGCCAAGGCCTTGCGGTTGAGCTCGATCGAACTCAAGCCCCACGCCGCCGTCATCACGCTCGATGCCAACAACCGAGTCTCAAGCCAAGCGATTCATCAGGTGATGGACGGGTACAAGAAGCGGCTGTGCTTTCTTTCTCCGTTGTCGTTTGAACTCCGGATGCCGCATGAGGACTGGCCTTCCATCTTTCGAGAACTCACCGCAATGTTGCAAAGCCTGGGAGGCTGTGGTACCAACACAACAATGTCTCCGCAATTACCATGTTAA
- a CDS encoding YihA family ribosome biogenesis GTP-binding protein gives MKILTAEFIRSCAGPEQFLKGDLPEIAFIGRSNVGKSSLINSLLQRKGLAKVSRTPGKTRLVNLFRITSDDPGLSHFVLVDLPGYGYAKVSKALRSQWAPLIEQYLDGNEQLRAVIVLVESRVLSEQDQQTIAWLSSVGRSPIVVATKVDKLKMSERVGALRRLYEWLELDGGDGIITYSAVTGEGRERLWAALKERIRT, from the coding sequence ATGAAAATCCTTACGGCAGAGTTTATCAGAAGTTGTGCGGGGCCAGAACAGTTTCTGAAAGGCGATCTCCCTGAAATCGCCTTTATCGGACGGTCGAACGTCGGAAAGTCCTCTCTTATCAACTCCCTCTTGCAGCGCAAGGGCTTGGCCAAGGTGAGCCGCACGCCGGGAAAGACCCGCCTCGTCAATCTTTTCCGGATCACCAGCGACGATCCCGGACTCTCGCATTTCGTACTGGTGGACTTACCCGGGTATGGATACGCAAAAGTGTCGAAAGCGCTTCGGTCTCAGTGGGCGCCATTGATCGAGCAGTATCTCGACGGAAATGAACAATTACGCGCGGTGATAGTCTTAGTGGAAAGCCGGGTGCTGAGCGAGCAAGATCAACAGACGATCGCATGGCTCTCATCCGTCGGACGCTCCCCCATCGTGGTGGCGACGAAAGTGGACAAGTTGAAGATGAGCGAGCGTGTCGGCGCGCTTCGTCGCCTATATGAATGGCTGGAATTGGACGGGGGCGACGGGATTATTACTTACTCGGCGGTGACGGGCGAGGGGCGGGAACGGTTGTGGGCTGCCCTGAAAGAGCGGATTCGAACTTGA
- the rfaE2 gene encoding D-glycero-beta-D-manno-heptose 1-phosphate adenylyltransferase, whose product MSEKVLRSTQLAPILAQARVQKKRIVFTNGCFDLMHVGHTRYLQEARRLGDLLVVGVNSDASVRSLNKGPDRPIVSESQRAEVVAALGCVDYVVVFTDPDPLNLITIIRPDVLVKGGDWPVERIIGREIVEANGGVVKTIPLVPNMSTTSLIQRIRAQST is encoded by the coding sequence ATGTCCGAGAAAGTCCTGAGGAGTACACAACTCGCTCCGATTCTCGCTCAAGCCCGCGTACAGAAAAAGCGTATCGTCTTTACGAACGGCTGTTTCGACCTGATGCATGTAGGGCATACGCGCTACCTGCAGGAGGCGAGGCGACTCGGCGACCTCCTGGTTGTCGGCGTCAACAGCGATGCGTCAGTCAGAAGTCTGAACAAGGGGCCGGATCGGCCGATTGTCTCTGAGTCTCAGCGGGCGGAAGTGGTCGCTGCGCTCGGCTGTGTCGATTATGTCGTCGTATTCACGGACCCGGACCCGCTGAACTTGATCACCATAATTAGACCGGATGTGCTCGTGAAGGGCGGAGACTGGCCGGTGGAACGGATCATCGGCCGCGAGATCGTCGAAGCGAATGGCGGAGTCGTGAAGACCATTCCTCTGGTGCCAAATATGTCCACCACCTCACTTATCCAACGAATCCGCGCACAATCTACCTAG